In Acidaminococcus timonensis, one DNA window encodes the following:
- the ruvB gene encoding Holliday junction branch migration DNA helicase RuvB: MEDTNRVIAGPEQAQDGWQYSLRPRRLAEYIGQSKVKKNMEVFIQAALKRKEALDHVLLYGPPGLGKTTLANIIANELNVNIRITSGPALERQGDLAAILTNLSDSDVLFIDEIHRLPKTVEEILYSAMEDYALDIIIGKGPAARSVRLDLPRFTLIGATTRMGSIAAPLRDRFGVICHLEFYNPEELQIIVQRAAEILKVTIEPEGAYEIGRRSRGTPRVANRLLKRVRDFAEVAGCDTITRDVCRRAMERLEIDDLGLDQNDRRLLKKLVKDFGGRPVGVDTLAASLNEEAETLEDVYEPYLMQLGMLQRTPKGRQATLAAYRYLGVPYPEEQGK; encoded by the coding sequence ATGGAAGATACCAATCGTGTGATCGCCGGGCCGGAGCAGGCCCAGGACGGCTGGCAGTACAGCCTGCGCCCCCGGCGGCTGGCGGAATACATCGGCCAGAGCAAAGTGAAGAAGAATATGGAGGTGTTCATCCAGGCGGCCCTGAAACGGAAAGAAGCCCTGGATCACGTCCTCCTGTACGGACCGCCTGGTCTGGGGAAGACCACCCTGGCCAACATCATCGCCAATGAACTGAATGTGAACATCCGGATCACCAGCGGTCCGGCCCTGGAACGGCAGGGGGACCTGGCGGCCATCCTGACCAACCTGAGCGACAGCGATGTGCTGTTCATCGATGAAATCCACCGGCTGCCCAAGACCGTGGAGGAAATCCTCTATTCGGCCATGGAAGATTACGCCCTGGACATCATCATCGGCAAGGGGCCGGCGGCCCGCAGTGTACGGCTGGATCTGCCCCGGTTCACCCTGATCGGAGCCACCACCCGCATGGGTTCCATTGCGGCACCTTTGCGGGATCGGTTCGGCGTCATCTGCCATCTGGAATTCTACAATCCGGAGGAACTGCAGATCATCGTGCAGCGGGCGGCAGAAATCCTGAAGGTGACCATCGAGCCGGAGGGAGCCTATGAAATCGGCCGCCGCAGCCGGGGTACGCCCCGGGTGGCCAACCGGCTGCTGAAACGGGTACGGGACTTTGCCGAAGTGGCAGGGTGTGATACCATCACCCGGGATGTATGCCGGCGGGCCATGGAACGACTGGAAATCGACGACCTGGGTCTGGACCAGAACGACCGTCGCCTGCTGAAGAAGCTGGTGAAGGATTTCGGGGGCCGGCCTGTGGGTGTGGATACGCTGGCCGCCTCCCTGAACGAAGAAGCGGAGACCCTGGAAGATGTCTATGAACCCTATCTGATGCAGCTGGGCATGCTCCAGCGGACCCCGAAAGGACGGCAGGCCACCCTGGCAGCCTATCGGTATCTGGGGGTACCCTATCCGGAGGAGCAGGGAAAATGA
- the ruvA gene encoding Holliday junction branch migration protein RuvA — protein sequence MIGFITGRIDHMGTNFILVDTGGVGYRIFMNTGDLARLQVDQKVKVYTYLSVREDALQLFGFLSYDAYSLFTQLITVSGIGPKMAQGILSASKVDSFYLAVKNRDVKFLTKLPGIGKKTAERLLLELKDMVAPEGLQDEDGNEVSFNENDLDDDTTTLGAVAEGLASLGFRRDEIDAVLKRLPVKPESTVEQLLDEALKMLYRRG from the coding sequence ATGATCGGATTCATTACCGGCCGGATCGACCATATGGGAACGAATTTCATCCTGGTGGACACTGGCGGGGTAGGGTACCGGATTTTCATGAACACCGGTGACCTGGCCCGGCTGCAGGTGGACCAGAAGGTGAAGGTCTATACGTATCTGTCAGTACGGGAAGATGCCCTGCAGCTGTTCGGCTTCCTTTCCTATGATGCCTACAGCCTGTTTACCCAGCTGATCACGGTGAGCGGCATCGGGCCCAAGATGGCCCAGGGCATCCTGTCGGCGTCCAAAGTGGACAGCTTCTATCTGGCAGTGAAGAACCGGGATGTGAAATTCCTTACCAAGCTGCCGGGTATCGGCAAAAAAACAGCGGAACGGCTTCTTCTGGAACTGAAGGATATGGTGGCGCCGGAAGGGCTCCAGGACGAGGATGGGAATGAGGTTTCCTTCAATGAAAATGACCTGGACGATGACACCACCACCCTGGGGGCTGTGGCGGAAGGGCTGGCGTCCCTGGGCTTCAGACGGGACGAAATCGATGCCGTCCTGAAACGGCTCCCTGTGAAACCGGAAAGCACGGTGGAACAGCTGCTGGACGAAGCTTTGAAGATGCTGTATCGGAGGGGTTAA
- the ruvC gene encoding crossover junction endodeoxyribonuclease RuvC — translation MLALGIDPGTAICGYGLVRLERSRLIPVHYGAVFTDKDMLPELRLKKIYEELTALIAEYKPDFMSVEKLFFNRNVTTAIAVGEARGIILLTAANAGLPVYGYTPIQVKQAITGTGRADKNQVTYMVQKLLHIQEKPKPDDVADALAIGITGLNFIREQELRERMR, via the coding sequence ATGCTGGCATTGGGAATCGACCCGGGTACGGCAATCTGCGGCTACGGACTGGTGCGCCTGGAACGGAGCCGGCTGATTCCCGTCCATTACGGGGCGGTCTTTACGGACAAGGATATGCTGCCGGAGCTGCGGCTGAAGAAGATCTATGAGGAACTGACGGCACTCATTGCGGAATACAAACCGGATTTCATGAGCGTGGAAAAGCTGTTCTTCAACCGGAACGTGACCACGGCCATTGCCGTGGGAGAGGCCCGGGGCATCATCCTGCTGACGGCGGCCAATGCGGGCCTGCCGGTCTACGGCTATACGCCCATCCAGGTGAAACAGGCCATCACCGGCACCGGGCGTGCGGACAAGAACCAGGTGACCTATATGGTGCAGAAGCTGCTCCATATCCAGGAAAAACCCAAACCGGATGACGTGGCCGATGCCCTGGCCATCGGGATTACAGGGCTGAACTTCATCCGGGAACAGGAACTGCGGGAGAGAATGCGATGA
- a CDS encoding YebC/PmpR family DNA-binding transcriptional regulator, producing MSGHSKWANIKFKKGKADALRGKITTKIGREITIAVRMGGPDPTGNMRLKLALSKAKANNIPKDNIKRAIAKGQGATEGSNYEQITYEGYGPAGVAIMVSALTDNRNRTAADVRHVFSKGGNMGESGCVSWMFKNKGVFTVEKEGAPSEDEVMEVALEAGAEDMQTLDDAYEITTAPEDYDAVEKALADHNIDVAMSELSLIPDNTIAVTGEDAEKVQNMIDAFNDLDDVQDVYTNADLPDEE from the coding sequence ATGTCAGGACATTCCAAGTGGGCGAACATCAAATTTAAAAAAGGCAAAGCAGATGCGCTGCGTGGGAAGATCACCACGAAGATCGGCAGAGAAATCACCATCGCTGTACGTATGGGAGGCCCTGATCCTACTGGTAATATGAGACTGAAACTGGCTTTGTCCAAGGCCAAAGCCAACAACATCCCCAAGGACAACATCAAGAGAGCCATTGCCAAGGGGCAGGGCGCTACGGAAGGGTCCAACTACGAACAGATCACCTATGAAGGCTACGGCCCCGCCGGCGTGGCCATCATGGTCAGCGCACTGACGGACAACCGGAACCGTACGGCTGCCGATGTGCGGCACGTGTTCTCCAAAGGCGGGAACATGGGCGAATCCGGTTGCGTAAGCTGGATGTTCAAGAACAAAGGGGTATTTACGGTAGAAAAGGAAGGGGCTCCTTCTGAGGACGAAGTGATGGAAGTGGCACTGGAAGCCGGGGCCGAAGATATGCAGACCCTGGATGATGCCTATGAGATCACCACCGCTCCGGAAGACTATGATGCTGTGGAAAAGGCCCTGGCCGATCACAACATCGATGTGGCCATGAGCGAATTGTCCCTGATCCCGGACAACACTATCGCCGTGACCGGAGAAGATGCAGAAAAAGTCCAGAACATGATCGATGCTTTCAACGATCTGGACGACGTGCAGGACGTTTATACGAACGCTGACCTGCCGGATGAAGAATAA
- a CDS encoding 4Fe-4S dicluster domain-containing protein, translating to MEVTVITNIRRKVLTMLSKMAYDGNLPDHVYDILQIVNENTPRTRCCVHKERAVLKERICVALGVDTDMNIIDAANKATSEPVDRSQHVIAVLPEGCSACPVNKYMITDVCRRCLTHRCMNGCPKKAISVYQGRAHIDYDMCVECGNCKRACPYGAVVEIARPCENACKVHALHTGANKKAEIDKNICVECGACRGACPFGAIEERSHIVQLIQAIKSGKEVVALLAPSFVGQFGLKVQPGQIVKACKELGFTTVKEVAVGADMTAIAEAEEFLEKVPTGKQKVMTSSCCPAFVATVKRHAPELADCISDAVSPMVARSKLEKHNHPGALTCFIGPCIAKKVEAREHPEDIDFVLTFEELKCMMDSQGIDPAKCEVDAFHAASSADGCGFPQAAGVTQAVKDYVKEIHPEVDVDSLKTVYCNGLEECLATLKDIEGGKLDVQYMEGMACQKGCLNGPGALTEPGLTRVLLKRFAGTTQATSSADIKMAMDGVKNVDMERVYLRK from the coding sequence ATGGAAGTCACTGTAATTACCAACATCAGACGGAAAGTGTTGACCATGCTGTCAAAAATGGCTTATGACGGGAACCTGCCGGATCACGTCTATGACATCCTGCAGATCGTCAACGAAAATACTCCGCGGACACGATGCTGCGTACATAAAGAAAGAGCGGTCCTGAAGGAACGGATCTGTGTGGCCCTGGGTGTGGATACGGATATGAACATCATCGATGCCGCCAACAAGGCCACCAGTGAACCGGTGGACCGGAGCCAGCACGTGATCGCTGTGCTGCCGGAAGGCTGCAGCGCCTGCCCGGTGAACAAGTACATGATCACCGACGTGTGCCGCCGCTGCCTGACCCACCGGTGCATGAACGGATGCCCCAAAAAGGCCATTTCCGTGTACCAGGGCCGTGCCCACATCGACTACGATATGTGCGTGGAATGCGGCAACTGCAAACGGGCCTGCCCGTACGGCGCTGTGGTGGAAATCGCCCGGCCCTGCGAAAATGCCTGCAAGGTGCATGCCCTGCATACCGGTGCCAACAAGAAGGCTGAAATCGACAAGAACATCTGTGTGGAATGCGGTGCCTGCCGCGGGGCTTGCCCCTTCGGCGCCATCGAGGAACGGAGCCATATCGTCCAGCTGATCCAGGCCATCAAAAGCGGTAAGGAAGTGGTGGCACTGCTGGCTCCTTCCTTCGTGGGCCAATTCGGTCTGAAGGTACAGCCGGGCCAGATCGTGAAGGCCTGCAAGGAACTGGGATTTACCACGGTGAAAGAAGTGGCTGTGGGGGCGGATATGACCGCCATTGCCGAAGCCGAGGAATTCCTGGAAAAGGTCCCCACGGGCAAACAGAAGGTCATGACCAGCTCCTGCTGTCCGGCTTTCGTGGCCACGGTGAAACGGCATGCTCCGGAACTGGCGGACTGCATCTCTGATGCGGTGTCTCCCATGGTGGCCCGCAGCAAACTGGAGAAACACAACCACCCCGGCGCCCTGACCTGCTTCATCGGGCCCTGCATCGCCAAGAAGGTGGAAGCCCGGGAACATCCGGAAGACATCGATTTCGTGCTGACCTTTGAAGAACTGAAGTGCATGATGGACAGCCAGGGCATCGATCCGGCCAAGTGCGAAGTGGATGCGTTCCACGCTGCCTCTTCTGCAGATGGCTGCGGCTTCCCCCAGGCGGCCGGTGTGACCCAGGCTGTGAAGGACTATGTGAAGGAAATCCATCCGGAGGTGGATGTGGACAGCCTGAAAACCGTGTACTGCAACGGGCTGGAAGAATGCCTGGCCACGCTGAAGGACATCGAAGGCGGCAAGCTGGATGTCCAGTATATGGAAGGCATGGCCTGCCAGAAGGGCTGCCTGAACGGACCGGGGGCTCTGACCGAACCGGGCCTGACCCGGGTGCTGCTGAAACGGTTCGCCGGGACCACCCAGGCCACCTCTTCTGCCGACATCAAGATGGCCATGGACGGCGTGAAGAACGTGGATATGGAACGGGTATATTTGCGCAAATAA
- the thrC gene encoding threonine synthase — protein MLYISTRGKTDMVSSAHAISNGLAADGGLFVPKEFPPISVAEIDAMREQPYSARALTVLARFLTDYSEEELRNCVETAYSKERFGDFPAPLHPLKDNLDVLELWHGPTCAFKDMALQILPLFLTRAVQKTGEQKKLVILVATSGDTGKAAMAGFADVPDTEVIVFYPQEGVSDIQKLQMITQRGGNVHAVAVEGNFDDAQTGVKVLFGSKPLAEELQEHGCAFSSANSINWGRLVPQIVYYFSAYADAVNSGRIENGDPVNFAVPTGNFGDILAGFYAKLMGLPVHKFICASNSNNVLTDFINTGVYNRKRPFHKTISPSMDILVSSNLERLLFEETDHDAAQVAEWMKELNEKGEYKVGVELQNKILKDFFGTWVDEVETRETIGDVFNNYGYVMDPHTAVAYKAMEKYRLLTSDDTYSIVLSTASPFKFNDVVLQSINPDKFEGKNLDPFAAMEELSREAKMPIPRGMKELPQLEKRQSDVVDKTQLEAEVKKVLGLE, from the coding sequence ATGTTATACATTAGTACAAGAGGGAAAACGGATATGGTGAGCTCGGCTCACGCGATTTCGAACGGATTGGCTGCAGACGGGGGACTGTTTGTACCCAAGGAATTTCCGCCCATCAGTGTGGCAGAAATCGATGCGATGCGGGAACAGCCGTACAGCGCCCGTGCCCTGACGGTGCTGGCCCGTTTCCTGACGGACTACAGCGAAGAAGAACTGCGGAATTGTGTGGAAACGGCCTACAGCAAAGAACGGTTCGGAGATTTTCCGGCACCGCTGCATCCGTTGAAGGACAACCTGGATGTACTGGAGCTGTGGCATGGTCCCACCTGTGCGTTCAAGGACATGGCCCTGCAGATCCTGCCTCTGTTTTTGACCCGGGCCGTCCAGAAGACCGGAGAACAGAAGAAACTGGTGATCCTGGTGGCGACTTCCGGAGATACGGGCAAGGCCGCCATGGCCGGGTTTGCGGATGTGCCTGACACGGAAGTGATTGTGTTCTATCCCCAGGAAGGGGTCAGCGACATCCAGAAGCTGCAGATGATCACCCAGCGGGGCGGCAACGTACACGCCGTGGCGGTGGAAGGCAACTTCGACGATGCCCAGACCGGCGTGAAGGTGCTGTTCGGCAGCAAACCCCTGGCGGAAGAACTGCAGGAACATGGCTGCGCTTTCTCTTCTGCCAACTCCATCAACTGGGGCCGTCTGGTTCCCCAGATCGTGTACTACTTCAGTGCCTATGCAGATGCGGTGAACAGCGGCCGCATCGAGAACGGGGATCCGGTGAACTTCGCCGTGCCCACCGGCAACTTCGGGGATATCCTGGCCGGGTTCTACGCCAAACTCATGGGCCTGCCGGTGCACAAATTCATCTGCGCCTCCAACAGCAACAATGTACTGACGGATTTCATCAATACAGGGGTATACAACCGGAAGCGCCCCTTCCACAAGACCATTTCTCCTTCCATGGATATCCTGGTTTCCAGCAACCTGGAACGGCTGCTGTTCGAGGAAACGGACCACGATGCAGCCCAGGTGGCCGAATGGATGAAGGAACTGAATGAAAAGGGCGAATACAAGGTTGGGGTGGAACTCCAGAACAAGATCCTGAAGGATTTCTTCGGCACCTGGGTGGACGAAGTGGAAACCCGGGAGACCATCGGGGATGTGTTCAACAATTATGGCTATGTGATGGATCCCCATACGGCTGTGGCCTATAAGGCCATGGAAAAATACCGGCTGCTGACCAGCGATGATACGTACAGCATTGTGCTGAGCACGGCCAGTCCCTTCAAGTTCAATGATGTGGTGCTGCAATCCATCAACCCGGACAAATTCGAAGGCAAAAACCTGGATCCCTTCGCCGCCATGGAAGAACTGAGCCGGGAAGCCAAAATGCCCATTCCCAGAGGCATGAAAGAGCTGCCCCAGCTGGAAAAACGCCAGAGCGATGTGGTGGACAAGACTCAGCTGGAAGCCGAAGTGAAAAAAGTGCTGGGGCTGGAATAA
- the nadE gene encoding NAD(+) synthase, with protein MDIKIACAQIQVKPGQPAANTRKALEAIQEARNAGVDLLLLPELMVPGYLLGDLWEQRAFIADCEEYGKEIIAATRGICVVFGNIATDPAKVNEDGRVRKYNAAFVAQDGQLKKGGLPYPFISKTSLPEYREFDDARYFFSAAKLLPELPAGTTMEDLIQPVTVTLKGRTVKLGVLLCEDGWTDNYHYNVPQLLRQNGAQILCNLSCSPYTYQKNRKRHQLFVRQASQNGIPLVYCNNVGVQNNGKDVFTYDGCSCMYDATGKSITDSPAFAEDLLVADWDPDTGAIRGKRGLQPVPSDTAALYTALCYGAATFLQQLGIQKMTIGVSGGIDSAVTAAFYVDILGPENVLLVNMPSQYNSALTKGLAQQMAQALGTHYTIIPIQEAVDHTIRQFGETPVHNYGTGGDQCLTVSPFATENIQARDRGARVLAGLASLFGGGFSCNSNKAEMTVGYATFYGDIAGVLALIGDLWKHQVYQLGRYLNEEVFHKEVIPDPIFKIKPSAELSAAQTVGKGGDPLVYPYHDYLLQAFVESWNKTSPEELLQWYLDGTLEEHLGCEHGLVARLFPTAGDFIADLERWWKLFCGLSVAKRIQAPPILAVSRRAYGYDQRESQLPAYFSRKYLALKAAVLGAEA; from the coding sequence ATGGATATCAAAATTGCGTGTGCACAGATCCAGGTAAAGCCAGGGCAGCCGGCCGCCAATACCCGAAAGGCCCTGGAGGCCATCCAGGAAGCCAGGAATGCCGGAGTGGACCTGCTCCTTCTGCCGGAACTCATGGTCCCCGGCTACCTGCTGGGCGATTTATGGGAACAGCGGGCCTTCATCGCCGACTGTGAAGAATACGGCAAAGAAATCATCGCTGCCACCCGGGGCATCTGTGTGGTCTTCGGCAACATCGCCACAGATCCTGCCAAAGTCAACGAGGACGGCCGGGTGCGAAAATACAATGCGGCCTTTGTGGCCCAGGACGGACAGCTGAAAAAGGGCGGCCTGCCCTATCCCTTCATCAGCAAGACCTCCCTGCCCGAATATCGGGAATTCGACGACGCCCGGTACTTTTTCAGCGCCGCCAAACTGCTGCCGGAACTGCCCGCCGGCACCACCATGGAGGACCTGATCCAGCCGGTGACCGTCACCCTGAAGGGCCGCACCGTAAAGCTGGGGGTCCTGCTGTGCGAAGATGGCTGGACGGATAACTACCATTATAATGTACCGCAGCTGCTGCGGCAGAACGGAGCCCAGATCCTGTGCAACCTGTCCTGCTCCCCCTATACCTATCAGAAGAACCGGAAGCGCCATCAGCTGTTCGTGCGCCAGGCCAGCCAGAACGGCATCCCCCTGGTGTACTGCAACAATGTGGGCGTCCAGAACAACGGCAAGGACGTGTTCACCTACGACGGGTGCAGCTGTATGTACGATGCCACCGGGAAAAGCATCACCGATTCTCCGGCCTTTGCAGAGGATCTGCTGGTGGCAGACTGGGATCCGGACACCGGAGCCATCCGGGGTAAGCGGGGCCTGCAGCCCGTCCCCAGTGACACCGCTGCCCTGTACACCGCGCTGTGCTATGGAGCGGCCACCTTTCTGCAGCAGCTGGGCATCCAAAAGATGACCATCGGCGTATCCGGAGGTATCGACTCCGCTGTCACCGCCGCCTTCTATGTGGACATCCTGGGCCCTGAGAATGTGCTGCTGGTGAATATGCCCAGCCAGTACAACTCCGCCCTGACCAAAGGGCTGGCCCAGCAGATGGCCCAGGCCCTGGGCACCCACTACACCATCATCCCCATCCAGGAAGCGGTGGATCATACCATCCGTCAGTTCGGCGAGACCCCCGTCCACAACTATGGAACCGGAGGGGACCAATGCCTGACCGTTTCCCCCTTCGCCACGGAGAACATCCAGGCCCGGGACCGGGGTGCCCGGGTGCTGGCCGGCCTGGCCTCCCTCTTTGGCGGCGGCTTCAGCTGCAACTCCAACAAGGCGGAGATGACCGTGGGCTACGCCACCTTCTACGGAGACATTGCCGGGGTCCTGGCACTCATCGGAGACCTGTGGAAGCACCAGGTATACCAGCTGGGACGGTATCTCAATGAGGAAGTCTTCCATAAAGAAGTGATCCCCGATCCCATCTTCAAGATCAAACCCAGTGCAGAACTGTCCGCTGCCCAGACTGTGGGCAAGGGGGGCGATCCCCTGGTCTATCCCTACCATGATTATCTGCTGCAGGCCTTTGTGGAAAGCTGGAACAAGACCAGCCCCGAAGAATTGCTCCAGTGGTATCTGGACGGGACCCTGGAAGAACACCTGGGCTGCGAACATGGCCTGGTGGCCCGGCTGTTCCCCACCGCCGGAGATTTCATCGCCGACCTGGAACGGTGGTGGAAACTGTTCTGCGGCCTGTCCGTGGCCAAAAGGATCCAGGCTCCTCCCATCCTGGCCGTGTCCCGCCGGGCCTATGGGTATGACCAGCGGGAAAGCCAGCTGCCGGCGTACTTTTCCCGGAAGTACCTGGCCCTGAAGGCAGCCGTCCTGGGGGCAGAGGCATGA
- a CDS encoding QueT transporter family protein codes for MKGLHPGEAGLFQNALLAAIYAVLTLCLEPLSYGPIQVRLSESLTLLAFYDKRWVPGLTVGCFLANLGSPFGITDMVIGTLATFLGVFPMHMCPNVWVAALLPVVSNGLLIGGELYYLAALPPDLSAGAAMAYIGLGELISVAVLGPGVMKVLRKRGII; via the coding sequence ATGAAGGGACTGCACCCCGGAGAAGCAGGGCTGTTCCAGAATGCCCTCCTGGCCGCCATCTACGCCGTCCTGACTCTGTGCCTGGAGCCGCTCAGCTACGGCCCCATCCAGGTGCGGCTCTCGGAAAGTCTCACCCTCCTGGCGTTCTACGACAAAAGGTGGGTACCCGGCCTCACCGTGGGCTGCTTTCTGGCCAATCTCGGCAGCCCCTTCGGGATCACCGACATGGTGATCGGGACCCTGGCCACATTTCTGGGCGTGTTCCCCATGCACATGTGTCCCAATGTATGGGTGGCCGCTCTGCTTCCGGTAGTCAGCAACGGGCTGCTCATCGGCGGCGAACTGTACTACCTGGCCGCCCTGCCCCCCGATCTGTCCGCGGGAGCCGCCATGGCCTACATCGGCCTGGGCGAACTCATCAGTGTGGCCGTGCTGGGACCAGGGGTGATGAAGGTATTGCGGAAGCGGGGGATCATATAG
- a CDS encoding glutaredoxin family protein, which yields MEKLLFIYMDGCPYCHMAADVLAGLTHEHPEYSRIPVEKVNETTEPEKLKGRQYYYVPTFFYGDEKIYEAQPGDDKPKMEKILGAFFAKHA from the coding sequence ATGGAAAAACTGCTTTTCATTTATATGGACGGGTGCCCGTACTGCCACATGGCGGCGGATGTGCTGGCCGGTCTGACCCATGAACATCCGGAATACAGCAGGATCCCGGTGGAAAAGGTGAATGAAACCACGGAACCGGAAAAACTGAAGGGCCGCCAGTATTATTACGTGCCCACGTTTTTCTACGGGGACGAAAAAATCTACGAAGCCCAGCCCGGGGATGATAAACCCAAGATGGAAAAGATCCTGGGTGCGTTCTTCGCAAAACATGCATAA